The following are encoded in a window of Rhizobium sp. 11515TR genomic DNA:
- a CDS encoding APH(3')-II family aminoglycoside O-phosphotransferase translates to MASKPQFMETSIPIRLRDALAGYEWRQDGLGRSSAHVFRLEADGRAPVYLKTELADALGELAGEVARLRWLASHGLACPEVIAYETDGEREWLLMSALPGSDLVSAERVQPLERVQLLADALRRLHAVDIAACPFDHRLESRIGTAKAHLLAGRVDEDDFDETRLGRTAEDLFRELAETRPPKEDLVVTHGDACLPNFMADGPKFSGYIDCGRLGVADRHQDIALACGSIEHNFGEELVAEFLKAYGDFEPQAEKMAYYQLLDEFF, encoded by the coding sequence ATGGCGAGCAAGCCGCAATTCATGGAAACATCTATCCCAATCCGGCTCCGCGATGCGTTGGCCGGATACGAATGGCGGCAGGATGGGCTTGGCCGCTCCTCGGCCCATGTCTTCCGGCTTGAGGCCGATGGACGCGCGCCGGTCTATCTCAAGACCGAGCTGGCCGATGCTTTGGGTGAATTGGCAGGCGAGGTTGCCAGGCTGCGATGGCTGGCCTCGCACGGCCTTGCCTGCCCGGAAGTCATTGCGTACGAGACCGACGGCGAACGCGAATGGCTTTTGATGAGCGCTCTTCCCGGCAGCGATCTCGTCAGCGCCGAGAGGGTGCAGCCGCTCGAGCGGGTACAGCTTTTGGCGGATGCTTTGCGGCGTTTGCACGCTGTCGATATCGCTGCTTGCCCCTTCGATCATCGGCTGGAGAGCAGGATCGGCACGGCAAAGGCACACTTGCTTGCCGGCCGCGTCGATGAGGACGACTTCGATGAGACCCGGTTGGGAAGGACGGCGGAGGATCTTTTCCGCGAGCTCGCGGAGACGAGGCCGCCCAAAGAGGATCTGGTCGTCACCCACGGAGATGCCTGCCTTCCGAATTTCATGGCCGATGGTCCAAAATTCAGCGGCTATATCGATTGCGGCCGCCTCGGCGTGGCTGATCGCCATCAGGATATTGCACTTGCCTGTGGCAGCATCGAGCACAATTTCGGAGAGGAATTGGTTGCGGAGTTTTTGAAAGCCTATGGCGATTTTGAGCCGCAAGCCGAAAAGATGGCATACTATCAGTTGCTGGATGAGTTCTTCTAA